One window from the genome of Pseudobdellovibrionaceae bacterium encodes:
- the hemW gene encoding radical SAM family heme chaperone HemW has translation MFTQTSNLSQGIYIHIPYCLQKCHYCDFATILLDEGPSMDIYCDYVISELSLKLLPQKSLSSIYFGGGTPSLFGTGRIKRILDAIQNQGYTFQDNIEITYEINPGTLTKPDLDLLKSYGVTRYSVGVQTFDSEILKKIGREHNAEQSRETLKLLYDTQTSFTADLILGLPQISADKFAQDVAELSTYNPSHISIYLLTVPELHFLNKEAPKDDQLEDLILQAEPLLHQYGFTRYEISNYVHKTGHPSKHNLLYWNDFSYWGVGLGAHSYFKEYGSWGTRFWNPRSYKSYFSQIDARLKTQSLPPAPQIEALQLHESMTDFSFTHLRQSAGIPRDRLESKFPAPCVQFLIDKLQKLQKEGYIFYETDCWKLTAYGKQFADRTFRELCFTKDEIKNLTRE, from the coding sequence ATGTTCACTCAGACATCAAATTTATCTCAAGGGATTTATATTCATATTCCCTACTGTTTACAGAAATGTCATTACTGTGACTTTGCTACCATACTTCTTGATGAGGGTCCAAGCATGGACATCTATTGTGATTACGTGATCTCTGAACTCTCTTTGAAGCTGTTGCCGCAAAAATCCTTAAGCTCGATCTATTTTGGAGGGGGGACGCCCTCGCTATTTGGCACTGGGCGCATTAAACGCATCTTAGATGCCATTCAAAATCAAGGTTATACTTTCCAAGACAACATTGAAATTACGTATGAAATCAACCCTGGCACTTTAACCAAACCAGACCTAGACCTTCTCAAAAGTTACGGCGTCACCCGTTACAGCGTGGGGGTTCAAACCTTTGATTCTGAAATTTTAAAAAAAATTGGACGAGAGCACAATGCAGAACAATCTCGCGAGACGCTTAAGCTTCTTTATGACACCCAGACCTCTTTTACTGCTGATCTTATCTTGGGTTTACCCCAAATTTCTGCGGATAAATTCGCTCAAGACGTAGCTGAACTTTCCACTTATAACCCTAGTCATATTAGCATCTATCTTCTTACAGTGCCTGAACTGCACTTTTTAAATAAAGAGGCTCCGAAAGACGATCAGCTTGAAGACCTTATTCTGCAAGCCGAGCCCCTTCTTCATCAATATGGGTTTACCAGATATGAAATTTCAAACTATGTACATAAAACAGGGCACCCCTCTAAACACAACCTACTTTACTGGAATGACTTTTCTTACTGGGGCGTTGGTCTAGGTGCACACTCTTATTTTAAGGAATATGGCAGCTGGGGTACTCGTTTTTGGAATCCGCGTTCTTATAAGTCCTATTTTAGCCAAATTGACGCTCGACTCAAAACTCAAAGCCTCCCGCCCGCTCCACAAATCGAAGCGCTCCAACTCCATGAGTCAATGACGGACTTTTCCTTCACTCACCTCAGACAGAGTGCTGGCATTCCAAGAGACCGCTTGGAGTCCAAATTTCCAGCCCCTTGTGTCCAATTCCTTATAGATAAACTACAAAAATTGCAGAAAGAAGGGTATATATTTTATGAGACTGACTGTTGGAAACTGACAGCATACGGCAAACAGTTCGCTGATAGAACTTTCCGTGAGCTGTGCTTTACCAAAGACGAAATAAAGAATCTAACTAGGGAATGA
- a CDS encoding patatin-like phospholipase family protein, whose protein sequence is MCPYHKVVTVKSYKSPALVLSGGGTKAAAFHIGVCLAMQQRGFIFGSDEDNQGRQGIRFKTFVGSSAGSIVASFLASGYSLEDIIYAFTLGSGLTELLPQSKLKQKDHDLSPMGYRDLFSVPIKEALPRWFLPAFFSNKLGVTGGLEVLIKRGVKVNGLFSTQNLEKYFREKALKTNNFNELESRLFIIATYLDHPKKAIFGPEIDTHFKGDKHADYISHATISEAIASSSALPAVFAPYGIKLDKDNENTPPTYFFDGEIRDTMSTHVATEQGADLVIASYSMSPYELNTEMGSLNQYGIPMIINQAIYQVIHQKVEHYQESQNTIRSIIEILTTHFKEHNVPQQKQSELINKIVDSTKINLDAQYIYIHPSPQDHEMFFADHLSLNSKNLEKIANVGYKAAMNKLRTLKLL, encoded by the coding sequence TTGTGTCCTTATCATAAAGTTGTGACTGTTAAATCCTATAAATCACCTGCATTAGTACTCAGTGGAGGCGGCACAAAGGCCGCAGCCTTTCATATTGGCGTCTGTCTGGCTATGCAACAGAGAGGCTTTATCTTTGGCAGTGATGAGGACAACCAGGGTAGGCAAGGTATTCGATTTAAAACCTTTGTAGGCTCAAGTGCGGGCTCTATTGTGGCTAGCTTCCTAGCCTCTGGCTATTCACTGGAAGACATCATCTATGCCTTTACCTTGGGTTCGGGCCTGACTGAGCTTCTGCCACAATCCAAGCTCAAACAAAAAGACCACGACCTTTCTCCCATGGGGTACCGCGACCTCTTTTCTGTACCCATAAAAGAAGCTCTGCCCAGATGGTTTTTACCTGCCTTCTTTTCAAATAAACTAGGTGTGACGGGTGGCCTTGAAGTGCTGATCAAACGTGGTGTAAAAGTGAATGGACTCTTCTCCACCCAAAACTTAGAGAAGTACTTTCGTGAAAAAGCTTTAAAAACTAATAATTTTAATGAGTTAGAGTCTAGATTGTTCATCATTGCAACCTACCTAGACCACCCCAAAAAAGCGATCTTTGGGCCAGAGATAGACACCCATTTTAAAGGGGATAAGCATGCCGACTATATCTCTCACGCTACCATCTCTGAAGCCATTGCCAGCTCCTCAGCTCTTCCTGCAGTTTTTGCCCCTTATGGAATCAAACTAGATAAAGACAATGAAAATACCCCACCCACCTACTTTTTTGATGGGGAGATCAGGGACACTATGAGTACTCACGTAGCCACTGAACAGGGTGCTGACCTAGTCATTGCCTCCTATTCAATGAGTCCCTATGAGTTGAATACTGAAATGGGCAGCTTAAACCAATATGGCATACCCATGATTATCAACCAGGCGATTTATCAAGTGATTCATCAAAAGGTTGAGCATTACCAAGAATCACAAAATACTATTCGTTCCATCATTGAGATTTTAACCACCCACTTTAAAGAACATAATGTCCCTCAACAAAAGCAATCCGAGCTGATCAATAAGATCGTGGATTCTACAAAAATTAACTTGGATGCTCAGTACATTTATATTCACCCCAGTCCACAGGACCACGAGATGTTTTTTGCCGATCATCTCAGCCTTAACAGCAAAAATTTAGAAAAGATCGCTAACGTCGGGTATAAAGCTGCAATGAACAAGTTAAGGACTCTTAAACTTCTTTAA
- a CDS encoding DnaJ domain-containing protein, with product MNLKKALGLLELSSQTRTVDEVKKAYRVLAKKYHPDMNPGNAKALERFREITAAYDYITDNYDGNLTQEKTQEAPNPFVKNKQEPTPKNPPPPPQKRGEASNASLHLKYSLTVSLEEAANGATKTIHYARLDFHQQKEVVKLAVKVPAGIKEGQKLRIKGEGSRNGKDLPGDLYVFINIEPHPLFSKDGRNIKMDLPITLKESIFGCEKTVPTLYGIAKVTLSPNTTTGKVLRLKNRGYPRVEGFGKGDQLVRILIDVPTDFTEEEKQWIEKISLKSSPLIKKYELSLSKIKR from the coding sequence TTGAATTTAAAGAAGGCTTTAGGTTTGTTAGAACTTTCTTCTCAGACTCGTACTGTTGACGAAGTCAAGAAGGCCTATCGTGTATTAGCCAAGAAATATCATCCAGACATGAACCCTGGCAACGCTAAAGCTCTTGAAAGATTTCGAGAAATTACCGCCGCCTACGATTACATTACGGATAACTATGATGGCAATCTCACCCAAGAAAAAACCCAAGAGGCTCCTAATCCTTTTGTTAAAAACAAACAGGAGCCCACACCGAAGAATCCTCCACCTCCACCACAAAAAAGAGGAGAGGCTAGTAATGCCTCATTACACCTAAAGTATTCTCTGACTGTTTCATTAGAAGAAGCTGCCAATGGAGCAACCAAAACTATTCATTATGCACGTCTGGATTTTCATCAACAAAAGGAAGTCGTAAAACTTGCTGTAAAAGTGCCTGCAGGGATAAAGGAAGGGCAAAAACTACGCATCAAAGGTGAAGGTTCGCGCAATGGCAAAGATCTTCCTGGCGATCTTTATGTGTTTATCAATATTGAACCTCACCCCTTATTCTCAAAAGATGGACGGAATATCAAAATGGATCTGCCCATAACTTTAAAAGAAAGCATCTTTGGCTGTGAAAAAACTGTTCCTACTTTATATGGAATTGCAAAGGTGACTCTCTCGCCCAATACAACAACAGGAAAAGTTTTACGACTAAAAAACCGTGGCTATCCTAGAGTGGAAGGCTTTGGTAAGGGTGACCAACTGGTTCGCATCCTGATTGATGTTCCCACGGACTTTACTGAGGAAGAAAAACAATGGATCGAGAAAATCTCCCTCAAATCTTCTCCTTTAATCAAAAAATACGAATTATCTTTATCCAAAATTAAGAGGTGA
- the lon gene encoding endopeptidase La, with protein MSSNNKDAAIPEVLPLLPVRDMVIYPFMSLALFVGRDSSIKAVDKSLSRQDRLIFLASQVEASEEAPSSNSIYRVGIVAEIRKMKKLSDGRLKILISGVSRAVINDFVSTDPYFEAQIQPVETAEPEQLTPECESLMRSVRDKVEKIIGLGKLLSPDLLLILDDEKKPGLLADRIAGNIGLSVNDSQRILEIIDPVERLYLVDELLSHELEVMKHEIKNRSNEGMSRSQREYFLREQMRAIKNELGETQDQKADELEDLKNKIKDAGMPPKVEEDVTKQLNRLERMHPDSSESSMLRNYLDWMVDIPWSKKTEDNLDVNHAQEVLDADHYELKKVKDRILEFLAVRSLKSEIKGPILCLAGPPGVGKTSLGRSVARAMGREYQRVALGGLKDEAEIRGHRRTYVGAMPGKIIQAMKQAKTKNPVIVLDEIDKLGSDFRGDPSAAMLEVLDPEQNFAFRDNYINHDFDLSEVLFIATANVVENIPAALRDRMEMIHIPGYTENDKLLISKTHLVQRQREQNGLNEDQVTFTDEGIKALISGYTREAGLRNLEREIGSVCRKVAKLIVTKQVEKIKVTENKVYELMGPPRFIKDARIKEDRVGVVTGLAWTQAGGEILYVETLAMKGKGGLTLTGQLGDVMKESATAALSYARAHYDILGIDPDWFENHQVHIHLPAGAIPKDGPSAGVTLATALISLITDTPVRMDLAMTGELTLTGRVLPVGGIREKALAALNQGIKNVIIPIANKKDLEDIPTEFKKKLNFILVDNIDEVLQIALLTKDKDSKGIESPTEKAKSLVA; from the coding sequence ATGAGTTCTAACAACAAAGATGCTGCAATTCCAGAGGTGTTACCACTATTACCAGTTAGAGATATGGTGATTTATCCCTTTATGTCTCTTGCTTTATTTGTGGGACGCGATTCTTCAATTAAAGCCGTAGACAAGTCTTTATCCAGACAAGATCGACTGATCTTTCTTGCTTCACAGGTTGAAGCCAGCGAAGAAGCTCCATCAAGTAATTCAATTTACAGAGTGGGTATTGTCGCTGAAATTAGAAAAATGAAAAAACTCTCTGATGGCAGGCTTAAAATCTTAATCAGTGGCGTGTCTCGTGCGGTCATCAATGACTTTGTAAGTACAGACCCTTATTTTGAAGCTCAAATTCAACCCGTTGAAACAGCCGAGCCAGAACAACTCACACCTGAGTGCGAAAGCCTTATGCGCTCTGTTCGTGACAAAGTAGAAAAGATCATTGGCTTAGGTAAACTGCTTTCACCTGATTTACTTTTAATTTTAGATGACGAAAAAAAGCCTGGGCTGCTTGCAGATCGCATTGCAGGTAACATTGGTCTAAGTGTCAACGACAGCCAAAGAATCTTAGAAATTATCGACCCTGTTGAACGACTCTATCTGGTGGATGAATTGTTATCTCATGAACTTGAGGTTATGAAGCACGAGATTAAAAACCGATCTAATGAAGGCATGTCTCGTTCACAACGCGAATATTTTTTACGCGAACAGATGAGAGCTATTAAAAATGAACTCGGTGAAACTCAAGATCAAAAAGCTGATGAACTCGAGGACTTAAAAAATAAAATTAAAGATGCAGGAATGCCTCCTAAAGTTGAAGAAGATGTCACAAAACAGCTTAACAGACTTGAACGCATGCACCCTGACTCTAGTGAATCTTCTATGCTTAGAAATTATCTAGATTGGATGGTTGACATTCCATGGAGTAAAAAGACAGAAGACAACCTTGATGTGAATCATGCTCAAGAAGTTTTAGACGCTGATCACTATGAACTTAAAAAAGTTAAGGATCGTATTCTAGAGTTCTTAGCTGTGAGAAGTCTAAAATCTGAAATCAAAGGACCAATCCTATGTCTTGCGGGCCCTCCTGGTGTGGGTAAAACTTCTCTTGGCCGCAGTGTTGCCAGAGCTATGGGAAGAGAATACCAAAGAGTGGCTCTTGGTGGTTTAAAAGATGAAGCAGAAATTCGTGGCCATAGAAGAACTTATGTGGGAGCAATGCCTGGCAAAATCATCCAAGCCATGAAACAAGCTAAAACCAAAAACCCTGTTATTGTTTTAGATGAAATTGATAAATTAGGCTCTGATTTCAGAGGTGATCCAAGTGCTGCAATGCTTGAGGTGTTAGACCCTGAACAAAACTTTGCCTTCAGGGACAACTACATCAACCATGACTTTGATCTTTCTGAAGTGCTCTTTATTGCAACGGCAAACGTTGTTGAAAATATCCCCGCAGCCCTTCGTGATCGTATGGAGATGATTCATATTCCTGGTTATACAGAAAATGATAAGCTACTTATCTCTAAAACCCACCTTGTTCAAAGACAAAGAGAACAAAATGGACTTAACGAAGATCAAGTCACCTTTACTGACGAAGGAATCAAAGCTTTAATTTCTGGCTACACTCGCGAAGCAGGATTAAGAAACCTTGAAAGAGAAATTGGTTCTGTGTGCCGTAAAGTTGCAAAGCTTATTGTGACTAAACAAGTTGAAAAAATAAAAGTAACAGAAAATAAAGTTTATGAATTGATGGGCCCTCCTCGCTTTATTAAAGATGCACGCATTAAAGAAGATCGTGTTGGGGTTGTAACAGGCCTTGCATGGACTCAAGCTGGTGGAGAAATTCTGTATGTTGAAACTCTTGCCATGAAAGGCAAAGGGGGATTGACTCTGACAGGACAGCTCGGTGATGTGATGAAAGAATCTGCGACTGCTGCTCTTTCTTATGCCAGAGCCCACTATGACATTTTAGGAATTGATCCTGACTGGTTTGAAAACCATCAAGTGCATATACATTTACCTGCTGGTGCTATCCCTAAAGACGGTCCTTCTGCAGGTGTCACTTTAGCTACGGCTCTTATTAGTTTGATCACAGACACTCCTGTAAGAATGGACCTTGCTATGACAGGAGAACTGACTTTAACTGGTAGAGTACTGCCTGTAGGCGGAATTCGTGAAAAGGCTCTTGCGGCATTAAATCAAGGAATCAAAAACGTCATCATTCCTATTGCCAACAAAAAAGACCTTGAGGATATTCCAACTGAATTTAAAAAGAAGCTAAACTTTATTTTGGTGGATAATATTGATGAAGTGCTACAAATTGCACTTCTCACTAAGGATAAGGACAGTAAAGGTATCGAGTCCCCAACAGAAAAAGCAAAAAGTTTGGTGGCATAG
- a CDS encoding penicillin-binding protein activator, whose amino-acid sequence MKILSIFIFLGLLTSCVTAPEFQVKKVTPTQKSKGPNAQEAIQLKKAQDAIANSDPKTALLILDDIAKSRSETETYFDALILMGRLLEREGRQEEATKAYLRIINSNYDYPKRSFAIFRVAQIYKARGNAGLAIQYIDLGLQQPNLAIKDRVIFQRLKYPLLIQQEQYAQALETADFVIKNATKESEIAEARDVTQNLISIRLNRQQLAKIVNDPSMADYHGLAYVELGKSYFYEGNITQAYQLFDKALTLLKPNDPARLQIQDLKRYSAVYTDIKRNTIAVLVPLTGSRKAIGENVLRGLQTSVGGMGSDIKLIIKDTEASSTKAQALAQQAIFEDRVMGVIGGVTAADAEAIVEVTSKFGVPFLALTPKAGLVENHDYTFQNAFTLKTAARKSAEMVLKEGKYHRIAVLKSADNFGETYAEAFIQVLTDNGKEVQHVESYDLNDRGSLNQAIRKLIQVYSAEGREAEYKQKLEAWKAQNPRARRLNPPSVDELLPPVIDFDALFIADSAKNGALVAATLAYFDVEEIPLIGTHLWNSPELVRRAPQQVEGSVFIDSLPPENSWPANSCTRSLSQALNGREPNAFTVLGYDSARIFRTALRRGSTNRVQFKESLETLPSIEGCLGPLSMDPSRVVNRPVFSLKVQGGSIINTDTF is encoded by the coding sequence TTGAAAATATTATCCATATTTATCTTTTTAGGCTTATTAACAAGTTGTGTGACCGCCCCCGAGTTTCAAGTTAAAAAAGTGACACCTACTCAGAAAAGCAAAGGACCAAACGCACAAGAGGCTATTCAACTTAAGAAAGCTCAAGATGCTATCGCTAACTCTGATCCCAAAACAGCCTTACTTATTCTTGATGACATTGCCAAATCACGTAGTGAAACCGAAACTTATTTTGATGCTCTCATCCTCATGGGACGCTTATTAGAACGTGAGGGTCGGCAAGAAGAAGCCACAAAGGCTTACTTACGTATCATCAATAGTAACTACGATTACCCCAAGAGAAGTTTTGCAATATTTAGAGTTGCGCAAATTTATAAAGCTCGAGGAAATGCTGGCCTTGCCATCCAGTATATTGACCTTGGATTACAACAGCCCAACCTTGCAATTAAAGACAGAGTGATCTTTCAAAGACTGAAATACCCACTTTTGATTCAACAAGAACAGTACGCTCAGGCATTAGAAACGGCAGATTTTGTAATCAAAAATGCCACAAAAGAATCTGAAATTGCTGAGGCTAGAGATGTCACTCAAAATCTCATTAGCATTAGACTGAACCGACAACAATTAGCTAAAATAGTGAACGATCCTTCAATGGCCGATTACCACGGTCTGGCTTATGTTGAATTAGGTAAATCTTATTTTTATGAAGGAAACATCACTCAAGCTTACCAACTTTTTGACAAGGCACTTACTTTACTAAAGCCCAATGATCCTGCACGCCTTCAGATTCAAGACCTTAAAAGATATTCAGCTGTTTATACAGACATCAAGCGCAACACCATTGCCGTTCTTGTCCCTCTAACTGGATCCAGAAAAGCTATCGGTGAAAACGTCTTAAGAGGTTTACAAACATCTGTTGGTGGAATGGGATCTGATATAAAACTTATTATCAAGGACACGGAGGCCTCCTCCACAAAAGCACAGGCTCTAGCTCAACAGGCTATCTTTGAAGATCGTGTTATGGGTGTTATTGGTGGTGTGACTGCTGCTGATGCTGAAGCTATTGTCGAGGTCACTTCAAAATTCGGTGTTCCCTTTTTAGCTTTAACTCCTAAAGCTGGATTAGTTGAAAATCATGATTACACTTTTCAAAACGCCTTCACCCTCAAAACCGCTGCAAGAAAAAGTGCAGAGATGGTGTTAAAAGAAGGCAAATATCATCGTATTGCTGTTTTAAAATCTGCTGACAATTTTGGTGAAACCTATGCTGAGGCCTTTATCCAAGTTCTTACAGACAATGGCAAAGAAGTTCAGCACGTCGAATCTTATGATCTTAATGACCGCGGGTCCTTAAACCAAGCCATCCGTAAACTGATCCAAGTTTACTCTGCCGAAGGACGTGAGGCTGAATACAAACAAAAACTAGAAGCGTGGAAAGCTCAAAATCCGCGCGCTCGCCGACTCAATCCACCCAGTGTAGATGAGCTTCTTCCACCCGTGATTGATTTTGATGCTCTTTTTATCGCTGATTCTGCAAAAAATGGAGCCTTAGTTGCTGCAACACTGGCCTATTTTGATGTGGAAGAAATTCCTCTCATTGGGACTCACCTCTGGAATAGTCCAGAGTTAGTACGAAGAGCACCTCAACAGGTAGAAGGTTCAGTTTTTATTGATTCACTTCCTCCTGAAAACTCTTGGCCTGCTAACTCCTGCACTCGATCTTTGTCCCAAGCCTTAAATGGCCGCGAACCTAATGCTTTCACAGTGTTGGGATATGATTCGGCTCGAATTTTTAGAACTGCGCTCAGAAGAGGGTCCACTAACCGTGTGCAATTTAAGGAAAGTCTTGAGACTTTACCAAGTATCGAAGGCTGTTTAGGCCCTCTTTCCATGGACCCTTCCCGCGTTGTCAATCGACCTGTGTTCAGCTTAAAAGTGCAAGGCGGTTCCATTATCAACACCGATACCTTCTAA
- a CDS encoding insulinase family protein yields the protein MIKKFQLKNGFTVLLNPLKKSPVVSLQVWVGNGSAHETQDEAGVSHFIEHLVFKGTTSFGPGEIAQTIEGCGGQLNAYTTFDQTVYYVTLGKSEIETGLKALSEMVFSPTFDPEEVNREREVVIEEIRRGMDEPSRVSTQFSFAHFFKDHPYGRPIIGYDEVVQNIPVEKIKAYFQEQYHPNNMFLLITGDFEDDVLESVKTHFGQETQDHKKLRSVPPTRFNPNADLEFLKTEFEDTFLNFYWSAPDVKSKDYLCLELLALILGQGESSRLYKKLKLQKECVRSVGAYPFSIKHPGLFAISIKPITGQEDTAVEEVVSVLNELALEGVQEEEFEKAIINFKSDLYYSLETCDGLARQVGQVTFFYGDENYLNKYIKELDEIAITDINLCLQKYLLKKPKTFITSKNESLKSKRYSDIFDSKLAKAVTEKSSTFTPKLNLSWQQHETTDSRIHQFIVGPGVKLFLKDQKETPVIHMDVGFLGGAKIESSHEDISATFAQRCWARSTAQWNEDKTLFELEKMASSISAFSGKHSLGLQMTTISPYRDRLLQIFPEFLTYTTTQDQIIQRESKLMLEGYKRRKDNPAQIAFLEFMKMAFGEHYYSKDSIKILSETRPPIAAQVSDFIGHHFDPKNMVISMVGDLGSIDRAKQSVEDMLSQMTWVQNDLYFDTTILVPDAQEKTIESDKEQSHIIFGFRGLDYRSKSKATLSVIQSILAGQGGRLFIELRDKESLAYTVSPIRMEGLEGGYFGSYIACAPSKKDKAIAMMKEEFLKLTHDLVPKEELRSAKKSLIGKMQISLQRNSNVSENIFFDSLYGLNHDQYLLFEEQINFVTAEDIRDLMIRLYAQPHYTVVVG from the coding sequence ATGATTAAGAAGTTTCAATTAAAAAATGGTTTCACGGTTCTTCTAAACCCCTTAAAAAAGTCTCCCGTAGTCAGTTTGCAAGTCTGGGTCGGAAATGGGAGTGCACACGAGACCCAAGACGAAGCGGGTGTTTCACACTTTATTGAGCATTTAGTTTTTAAGGGCACCACGAGCTTTGGTCCTGGAGAGATTGCGCAGACCATTGAAGGATGTGGGGGGCAACTGAATGCTTACACCACGTTTGACCAAACAGTTTATTATGTCACTCTAGGTAAAAGCGAAATTGAAACGGGCTTAAAGGCTCTGTCAGAAATGGTCTTTTCTCCTACATTTGACCCAGAAGAGGTTAATCGCGAAAGAGAAGTCGTCATTGAAGAGATTCGCAGAGGCATGGATGAGCCATCCAGAGTAAGTACACAGTTTAGTTTTGCCCACTTCTTTAAAGATCATCCATACGGTCGTCCAATCATTGGCTATGATGAAGTTGTACAAAATATCCCTGTGGAGAAGATCAAGGCTTATTTTCAAGAACAGTATCACCCGAACAATATGTTTTTGTTGATCACAGGGGATTTCGAAGATGACGTACTTGAATCTGTGAAAACACATTTTGGTCAAGAGACACAAGACCATAAGAAATTAAGAAGCGTGCCCCCCACTCGTTTTAATCCCAACGCTGATCTCGAATTTTTAAAAACAGAATTTGAGGACACCTTTTTAAATTTTTATTGGTCAGCCCCTGATGTGAAGTCCAAAGATTATCTGTGTTTGGAACTACTGGCTTTGATTTTAGGGCAAGGTGAAAGTTCTAGGTTATATAAAAAATTAAAACTACAAAAAGAATGTGTAAGAAGTGTTGGTGCGTACCCTTTCTCTATTAAACATCCAGGGTTGTTCGCAATAAGTATTAAACCTATCACAGGACAAGAAGATACAGCAGTTGAAGAGGTTGTGAGCGTCTTAAATGAACTTGCGCTTGAAGGTGTGCAAGAAGAAGAATTTGAGAAGGCCATTATTAACTTTAAAAGCGATCTCTACTATTCTTTAGAAACGTGTGACGGTCTTGCAAGGCAAGTGGGACAAGTGACTTTCTTTTATGGGGATGAAAATTATTTAAATAAATATATCAAAGAACTGGATGAGATCGCCATTACAGACATTAACTTATGTCTACAGAAATATCTTCTTAAAAAACCAAAGACATTTATCACATCTAAAAATGAAAGTTTAAAGTCAAAAAGATACTCAGATATTTTTGACTCGAAGTTAGCAAAAGCCGTGACAGAAAAATCATCGACCTTCACGCCAAAGCTCAATTTAAGTTGGCAACAGCATGAAACGACAGACTCTAGAATTCATCAGTTCATTGTGGGACCTGGGGTAAAACTATTTTTAAAAGATCAAAAAGAAACGCCAGTTATACATATGGATGTTGGATTTCTGGGCGGTGCTAAAATTGAGAGTTCTCACGAAGATATCTCGGCAACCTTTGCCCAAAGATGTTGGGCGAGGTCAACGGCACAATGGAATGAAGACAAGACATTGTTTGAATTGGAAAAAATGGCAAGTTCGATCAGTGCGTTTTCGGGAAAACACTCTCTTGGGTTACAGATGACGACGATATCTCCTTATAGAGACCGTCTATTACAAATTTTCCCTGAATTTCTGACTTACACCACAACACAAGATCAGATCATCCAGAGGGAAAGTAAACTTATGCTTGAAGGTTATAAGCGACGTAAAGATAATCCTGCGCAAATCGCTTTCTTAGAGTTTATGAAAATGGCTTTTGGTGAACATTATTATTCTAAAGATAGCATTAAAATTTTAAGCGAAACTCGTCCGCCCATAGCTGCACAGGTTTCAGATTTTATTGGGCATCATTTTGACCCTAAAAATATGGTGATATCTATGGTAGGAGACTTGGGTTCTATTGATAGGGCCAAGCAGTCTGTTGAGGATATGTTAAGTCAAATGACATGGGTTCAAAATGACCTGTATTTTGATACCACTATTCTAGTCCCTGATGCTCAGGAAAAGACCATTGAGAGCGATAAAGAGCAGTCTCATATTATTTTTGGATTTCGAGGCTTGGACTACAGATCAAAATCAAAAGCCACGTTGTCAGTGATTCAATCTATTCTTGCTGGGCAAGGTGGTCGACTTTTTATTGAGCTCAGAGACAAAGAATCTTTAGCTTATACAGTCAGCCCCATACGTATGGAAGGTTTAGAGGGCGGGTACTTTGGTTCTTACATCGCATGTGCTCCAAGCAAAAAAGATAAAGCGATTGCCATGATGAAAGAAGAGTTTTTAAAACTCACTCACGATCTTGTTCCAAAAGAAGAATTAAGAAGTGCAAAGAAATCATTGATCGGAAAAATGCAAATTTCGTTACAAAGAAACTCCAATGTCAGTGAAAATATTTTCTTTGATTCTTTATATGGTTTAAATCACGACCAGTATCTTTTGTTTGAAGAGCAAATCAACTTTGTCACCGCAGAAGACATCCGCGATTTAATGATTCGGCTTTATGCTCAACCTCATTATACCGTCGTTGTGGGTTAG
- the grpE gene encoding nucleotide exchange factor GrpE, translating into MSENNKESAKKNKSETQDQNDTKENVTNLKDKKTESDDALNQLRTDYLYLKAEFENYKKNNIKERSDLLKYSAERIGLDLLAILDIFEKALENEVTQENFKSFVDGVKLTSKELRAALEKHGIKEIESLNKPFDPRFHEAMTQVPANHVAPDTVIEVFRKGYSIHDKVLRPSQVVVAKG; encoded by the coding sequence ATGTCAGAAAATAATAAAGAGTCTGCTAAAAAGAACAAATCTGAAACCCAAGACCAAAATGACACTAAAGAGAATGTCACAAACTTAAAAGACAAAAAAACCGAGTCTGATGATGCCTTAAACCAACTGCGTACAGACTATCTTTATTTAAAAGCTGAATTTGAAAACTACAAAAAAAATAATATTAAGGAACGTTCCGATTTATTAAAATACAGCGCTGAACGTATTGGTTTAGACTTACTTGCTATTTTGGATATTTTTGAAAAGGCTCTTGAAAACGAAGTCACACAAGAAAATTTCAAATCTTTTGTTGACGGAGTAAAACTCACTTCAAAAGAGCTTAGAGCGGCTCTCGAAAAGCACGGCATCAAAGAGATTGAGTCTTTAAATAAACCTTTTGATCCTCGTTTTCATGAGGCCATGACACAGGTCCCTGCCAACCATGTAGCCCCTGACACTGTCATCGAAGTTTTTCGTAAAGGCTACTCCATTCATGATAAAGTACTTAGGCCCTCGCAAGTTGTAGTTGCAAAAGGATAA